TTGAGTCACACCTAGATCAAGCCGAATTGAGTTTTTCCTGAGTTGGGATAAGTTAAGTTGGTCTAAGTTCAATTAGATCGAGTCAGACTGGGAGAGGTTGGATTTATACCAAACCAAGTCGAATCAAGGTAAGATAAGCAAGTTAAGACTTTCTTAGGTCAAATGAGTCAAATCAAACCCGAATTAGTCCAAGTCAGGGTTGGGACGAGTTGGGCCAAATTAAAGCCTTGTGTCAAGCTAAGTCAAGTTAGATCAACATCGAGTCGAGTCATATTGTACCAAGTCGAGTTTGTCCCACACTGATTAAGCAGAGTGAAACTTACAATGGGCCACATAAAATTGTGCCATGTTTGACCGAGTAGAGTTGAACTCACCCCAAATGGAGTCAAGTCAAACCCACATTAGGTTGAGTTTAGTTGGACACCAACAGGCTAAGTCAAGTCAAGCTTACCTCGTACCAAGTCTAACAGGGCCTaccttaagtcaagtgaagttGGACCCACCTTGTACTAAGATGGGTTTGACCCACCTTAGGTCGAGTTACGTCAAGTCTACATCACACTGAGTCGAATCGAACTCCATGTTGGCTCTAATCGAGTCATAACCATGTAGGGTTGAGTTGTGTTAAGGGTACATCAAGTTGATTAGTTTTGGTTTCATGTTGACCTAGTCAAATCGAATTATCTCgaatcaaatcaaattagaTCAAGTCAAGGCAGATTCATATTAGACCCAATTCACATTAGCTTATGTTAATTTAGCCTTAGATAGGGTTGATCTAGAAGTTAGATGCAAGTTTGACAATATCACAAGTTAGGTCATATCCAAGTTGAATTAAGTCCATTCGATCAAACAAGTTGACATTAATCCTAACCTTCCAATTAagttacaaataataaaaatcaattatggaCCAATTTATAATTGATGTATACTATTTTGtacttacaaatattttaaggaATCGGTGCACTTTATATGTTAACAATTAATTcttgattttgatttgtttttgtcaTATGAAAATTAATGAACTTACACGCTTAATCGGTATTTCTTTCTAATTGTAGTGCTACTGTGATAACACTACCCCATGACTTAATGCATTCCGAAAAGTATACATTTTAcccttattgttattattagtgtaCTTAATTTGAAAAGACAAAAAGCTTTTATTATGAAGAATTAATGCACttgattattattactattataaataattccAATAGACACACAACTCCACAAGTGagaaaaattgattataaaaaaaaaaattcccttTCAACACAGACTTACACAAAATGGCAAAAGCTTCATTGTTGTTTCCTTGTTTGATAGTTTTATTTCTGATAGCACTTGAAACAGGTATTTTcctctttgtttttctttgtctgTGTATACAATTATCTACACTTACGTTATCTGTGTGCtctcataaaacattttttttaatgaaggTTTTGACAAGGATAAACAAATTTTGCAGGTTTTGTGAATGCATGTCAATTCAACTGCCAAACGGCAAATGATTGCAAAAATTTACGATGCTTTAAGCCTACTTGCAAAAAGTATTGCCTCAATGGATGTTGCATTTGCGGTTGTACCGGACTCGGTGAAAATGGGAAtgtttcataaataattaatgataatgaAATAAAGTTGAGGTTTAATGTAACAATTTCATGCCTTGTCGTGGAATTTATATAAGAGAAGAAATAAGATCTTGATTCTCTTCATCGATAACATTCCATAAACACTTGTGGagtttaattgaaaattataaaagttaaaatcttgaagtaaaattttgaagaatcaAAATATCTCTGCATCTACTATATTCATATCTTCTTCTATATATAAATCCATAAATTGAGGCATTCCTGtctatatttactttttaaaattaaaataattattttattaatttcttttttctttaaattaaatcattttctaatttGACTGTCTTATAATTTAagcctttttttaattataaaattatctataaatttttgattttatgactttttaattttataatttttaaacattaaaaaacgaatgaataatcattttaactacattacttgaaaaaaaatttacgtGTTAAGTGTGTTTTTCGCTTAGATTGAATGGAAACATATTAAATGacataaacaacttaaatattattctGAGATGTATTTGAcatgtaaaataaaatcaatataacTGAAAATCTCTtctaattatattcatttattttaaaatttaaagactaaaatatattaaaattttgaatataaatatataaacgaatttgaattttacaaagcataaatcttttatataaaaatcatgCTTAATACAAGTAAGCAAGTacacaaactaaaatatattatactagCGTATACACATCACAtatgtgtgtatgcattttttaaatatacatgatattatattaatagatgatgataatataatattattaagttaatatataaaataaaattatacttattaaaaataaagtgaaatatataagaaaagatgaaaaaataattattgataaataaaaaaaagaaaataagtaaaatagataattttataaaaaattttaataaataattatattttaaagaataaaattagtgttttgaaatatggacacaaaagaaaaaatctatttatctatctatatatataatacagataattaaacattaatttcGTCTTACTTCCAGATCCTATAGGAAGCACGACATATTTCTTGAAAGTTAACACTCAATTTTCAATTATGATCACTCTTTATCTACGGCTAACTTAACAACCAACACAACACGATTCAAAGTATATATGCATTTTGCGTTTACCAAATAGTTAGGGTGACCTTGTTTagagtatattttttaaaccattaatgatgaaaaagaaaacgtAAATGAAGTTAGTTATATAACTCAATTTTTAATCATCTCCCTTAGAACGGTTGAGCACAAGGTAGCTACATAACTACCATTCAAAGTTTACACATATCGCATATCTCTATTAATATACCAATTTTCCCATTTCTTAGTGCTTCACTTCACAATGGGGGTTTCATGGGAAGAAAGTGTGACTTATTCCATCAACGCAATCTACCTTCTGTTCTCAGCGTACCTCGTCTTTGTGATGCAAATTGGGTTTGCCATGATATGTGCAGGTTCGGTGCGTGCCAAAAATGCTATGAACATAATGCTCACAAACGTGGTTGATGCAGTGGTTGGTAGCATCTCCTTCTACCTCTTCGGTTTTGCATTTGCATATGGCACTTCCAACGCTTTCATCGGCACTCATTTGTTTGCTCTAGCCCACATTCCAAATGCCACTTACGACTATGCTTTCTTCCTTTACCAATGGGCTTTTGCTATAGCTGTCACAGGCATCACAAGTGGATCCATAGCTGAGAGAACTCAATTCAGTGCCTATCTTGTTTTCTCGTTTTTCCTCAGTGGCTTTGTGTACCCAGTTGCGGTTCATTGGGTGTGGTCATCCAGTGGTTGGCTCAGTCCAAGTTCAACTCACTTGTTGTTGGGCTCAGGAGCCATTGACTTTGCCGGGAGTGGAGTGGTGCATTTGGTTGGTGCAGTTGCCGGGCTTTGGGGGTCCATCATAGAAGGCCCACGGACCGGAAGATTCGATGCTTCGGGCAGGCCCATGCCTCTGAGAGGCCATAGTGCAACACTAGTTGTGCTTGGAACGTTTTTGCTGTGGTTTGGTTGGTTTGGATTCAATCCAGGATCCTTTGACAAGATCCTTGTATCCTATCCCGGCACGTCGGATCAGGGTAATTGGACCTCGGTGGGTCGAACTGCCGTGACAACCATATTAGCTGGTTCGACGGCCGGGATAGTTACCCTGTTTGGTCGACGGTTGTTAGTCGGCCACTGGGATGCGATGGATGTGTGCAATGGCTTGCTTGGTGGGTTTGTTGCCATCACCTCCGGATGCTCTGTTGTTGAGCCGTGGGCCGCCATTATTTGCGGGTTTGTGTCGGCTTGGGTTCTGATTGGGCTGAACATTGTGGCCCTAAAGTTGAACTATGATGATCCATTAGAGGCAGCCCAATTGCATGGAGGGTGTGGCACTTGGGGTTTGTTGTTTACTGGGTTGTTTGCCAAAGAGGAGTTTGTGATTCAAGTGTATAATTCTGGTGAGATTGGGGTTTCAAGACCCTATGGTGTCCTACTTGGAGGTGGTTGGGGATTGTTTGGAGCCCAAGTGATTGAGATTTTGACAATCTTTGGATGGGTAAGTGTAACAATGGGCCCTATATTCTATGCCCTGCACAAGCTTGAGATATTGAGAATTCCTGTTCATGAGGAAGTTACTGGCCTTGACATTTCTTGTCATGGAGGCTATGCTTATGCTCCAGAAAACTATCATCCCAGACTTTATGGAGATTACATGCCTATTCAACATACCCTGTCCTAGTTTCATTTCTGTGTGACATGTCTGTTACTTTTTCCTTGGTTATGTTGTGGATTAGCATTTTTTAATGATTGgaataattttagattattgaaTAATATTCATTAAACTCTAGCTCTCAGAtaaatttccattttcttttcgGTAAGAACACAGATAGAAGAGTGGCACTACATGTGTTTGGTTCACTCGTTTTGGATGAGACTTTTCACCAGGGAACACGAACAAAAAAGGCATTAACATCAAAGTAGATGATGAGAGGGACAAGTTCAGTTGGGTTCGTGTTATGCTTCAACATGCTTCGAAATATCATGAATAAAAGGAATCTTGTAAGTGAGTGGATCCCACACAATGGATAGACATGATTCTGTCACTTTCACGTCCTTTTCAACAGTCATTTGCTGCATCCGTAGTAATGAGTATCattgaatttggataaaaaGAATTTGTATCATTGACTTATTAGGCCTAACCGTGTTAAGTACAGTTTATGGTTGAATAAAATTTTGGCTTACCTAAAAAACTAGGaacattattatataatataacgaGTAAATCACGAAATCATAACAGAATACTGGAACTTGGGTTAGGACTAAATCACCCACTTGAAGCAGGTTGGAACAAAGGCAATTAAATATATACAACTAAATTCTGGTCTAAAATGCATGTACAAGTAAGGTGAACAAACACTGTTTTCCAAAATCCTTGGTGCAGCCCACACAACACATCTCAGAAACTCATCTCAGAAATGGATCATAGAACACGTATCTGGGATCTGGAACAATTAAAGGCAACTTCTCTATGTAAAGAAACAGCCTCTTGCAATTCTCTCTGGAAATTGTCCCAATATCAACAACATCATTCATGTCTGTGTAAATCCAAAGGTCCCCGGAGTTGATTCTCTTCAGGCTATTCCGGCAAAAGGGGCAAGACTGAGACCTCTGACACCTGAATCAACAAGCACAATTGTCATAATATGTCATACCAACTAACTAGTATAATAAGTAAACTAATTTTGGTTGGTGGGGTGTGGTGGGTAAAAAAGAGGATGACATTGATGAAATCAAGGATTTGgttttttataaagtaaaagcaaTATGATAACAATTTATGAACTTAACCATTCTCAACCTTTTAGTCAACAATTATTCTGTCTTCAAAAAAGTCGGTGAAGAATTAATGCTCCCCACCTATTTTGACATACAACATTTTCTCATTGATATAATTTTGGTTATAAATTTAGATCACAGAAACATCTGCACCACATGATTTACATCACAGAGGAGACAGACATCCTCTTCTTTTAATGTCACATGTTTCATTCATGAAAAGACTTGGTTTTACCTCAAAAATATAATCAGCAGAAAAATATAGAATATGACTGTaaagaatataatatttgtGAGATTATGAAATTGTGTAATAGAATCAGAACCAGAGAAATTTACCAATCTCTGTAGCACTGCAAACACATATGGTGGCAGCAATCTGGCAACACAACTTTAGCTTTCACCTCTAAGCAAACTCCACATTCCTCTTCTCTTTCAATGTCAATATCAGACAGTGTTCTCTCCGTGAAGCCACTCTTTCCTTTGTACCTAAGAGCCACTTCTTTCTGCTTCCTTTCCTCCAAATCCGTGATGCCTTTCTCAAGTTGCAACAGAGCAGGAAATATAACAGCTGTTTatcatcaaaacaaaaaaacagaaaaaaaaaatgttacttttatgCTAATCATCAAGAACATATAGCTAGCTGCTCCTAGAGTGAGCAACAAGCATAAAGCTATACAAGTATACATTTTCTTCACAGCATATACTTACTGTAAAATTGTCTGATGCTTGCTTTCCTTTCATATATTGACATTGTATTATTCCCATTTCCATAAGTCTGCACATACATATGTTAAACGAAAATTAAGTCTGCAAACAGATGATGACAATTTCAGAACAAGAAATGAAAAACTAGGAAGGAAACATGAACATCAGGTTAGTGTCAAAACAGGGAaagtgttttaaatttatcagagtATCTCAGATTATACTTCAGGATTAGATTTCATATTTCTGAGCAGCTACCATGATAAGTAAGGGTTAGTGACTCAGTCTTTTCCACAAGCACATCATATTCTTAAACAaagttattatctttttttttctctccaaaaCCTTGTAACTTCAACATTTAGAACATACATACCACATAAATTAGAACTCTGAGCAAACCCAGAGCACCAGCCAAGCGGTAATCAGCCCACTGAACAAGAAATAGAAAAATTGGAGCTGCTGGACTGTAAGATATCCTCATCTGAAAGCACCCTCCATCTCTTTCCCTTGGATGGTCCAATGCCCTAACAAAGAGAGAACAGCAAAGAGGGGAAAAAGAAGAAGCACATTAAGCACAGACTCACATCAGAAAAGGGCCATAGTCTGCTAAAAGAATCTGTGAGACTGATCCAAGTACAAGCATGTCAATGCTATCAAGTTCCAACAAGGAAATTGGGTTTCATACAAATTCAGAGGTGCAGATCATGAaccttttctttaaaaaaatccCAGCTTCAAGGTCCCACTTTACCACCTCAAGAAAAACTGAGTAGCATTCAGCTTCAAATGACAAAAAGGCACAATATTTACATGGATTACAGAAAAGGTGTAAAAAGTGGTAGACGGAACAATCAATTCTTAAAAATCAGATAAAAAAAGTGCTGAACTTCAGTGATTAGCATGAGAGACCCTCAATTAtgcagagagagagaaaagaaaaaagatcaaattttgATCTGGGAATAGGAAGAGTATGCATATAAGGTTTTGAAGCTGAACTTCTCACTCAATCAATGAATTGCCCCTAAAGAGAAAGACAAGATAGGAAGAGAGAACATACAGAGTATTAGCATACTGAATATCAGCTTCCAGAGCCTTTAGAGAGTCCTTGAAGGAACACTTTCCCATGGATGTTTTCCAGAAAAAGATTCTGCATGCAACCAAGGATAATCCACAAAGATGATGGTATTATACTATACCAAGATATATATGATACCATCTGCTTATAACACTCTAATAATGGCACTGTTACCCTTTTTAACTGATTAAGGTTAATTCAGTTGGTGAAATATATAAgttgatatattttaagaatataaaGTTGACTttgtttaacatatttaaattgatttagttagtaaaaaaaacacaaattcgtttttttaatatatatggtCGGCTTTTTTGGGTTTTGAGAAATTTACTGGTAACTATCTCTTTACGcgttttttatttggattttaaGGTCTGTTTTAATTTTAGGTAATACTCCaaaatctaactttttttttaaatatccttttttgtgttaattactTATGTTTTAGTTTGTGATACTTTTTTCATTCcaaaaaagtttaagaactttgctaatattaaatacattttcttaAATTCGGGAATCTACGCACTAGCTGACCAATtcacttaaaattttttttttttttttcattttaactaCTTTTTTTGGTTAATGAAAGTTACCCATATGAGAGAATTTTGTTACCAAGAATACCATGTTATTTAATGTTAACAACCAAACTAATTAAACCCTCTTTTgacaaaaaaagtaaaacactCTTTTTCTGTCTCAACTTATCCTGTTTTAGTTAACtgcattcatttttaaaagatttaacaTCTTAAACCTTAATTACTTCTACTAATGACCCAACTTGCATGAATAGTtttccaaaagaaaataataataataataccattcaATTCTATGTACTCTTTATAGCCAGTGGTATTGAAAAGTGGGTTACCATGTTGGAGATAGCACATTGCATATTTCAATGAAGCAGAAGACGATTTTGCCCCTGCATATCTTTTTTAAAGGGAAAGAAAAGCCCTTTTGATGAGCTTTGATATAAaagatttgatatttaaaaGTGGGATTGTCTGAAGAGGACCCACATTGAATGAATCTTCTTAGGATAAGATTGTACAAAAGTTATAAGTACAAATGAAAGATATCagacagatttttttttttttttaatgtcagTTTTTTGTTTCAGAATAAACGGAGGGAAAACCTAGCATTTATTTGAAAGGATAAGGTTTGgtggtttttttaatatatagtaACTAGAAACTTCGCTCTctagataatataaatattgataGCCATCATCTATATTATTCCAGAGAATAACCGAAGATACACtgcattaatattttcaataggAGATTTTCTTAAGAAAATTTTTTTTCCCAGTTTTAGagtcaaattatttttagaggtttttttaacttttatattctgTTATTATCTATATTAAAACAAAGTTATAATACTTTTAGGAATATATCAATAACAAAACTAATGTTACATAATCTTATATCcacaattttaaaagaataaaaaacaaacaatttacAGAAGAGAAATAGTTATCGTTAttcgtgtgtatatatatatatatatatatatatatatatatatatatatataactatttcttttatatacatTCGCTCACATTCATTTATCATAATCTCATATTTCAAGTGGTATAAtcaatttaaggtaattttatctcaaaatatttataaatattatatatatatatatataattatttcttttatatatatatttgttcatattcatttatcataatttcatattttaagtgGTACAATgaatttaagataattttatcgcaagatatttataaatatattatatcaccgagataaattatttatctaatttCTTTTAGTGGTGGTATCAAAGTAAGGGATGTTAAAGTGGATTAGTTCGTCAGTCTCTCAAGAAAAGAACAAGTTGGATTGAAGTTTTCAATCCGTTAACCTGCTTTGGTCCGACTCACTTAATCCATCAATTTGGTGGGTCAAAGACAGGTCAGTTCGTCCTGGTTCATTGgtccttttttaaatatttttatgtttaaatattaaaaataaataaattttttatatcttttttataaatgttaatatacaatactattataatttaaatcattgacACTTACAAATCAAGTTctaattattaatgataataaagtaatttaacatataaatttaataattagtttaatttatccaattaaagatattaatcgatcaattaaaagcttaaaaaaatatatatgattaaatatgctctaaatatgtatttataagtatatatgtaaacaaattttataaaaaaaaaattatagaaattaaaaaataaaaggtggCGGGTCAGCCCACTTGGAGCGGGTTGCAATTTTGAACCCGTTTTCCAATAGCAAGCCAGTCTAGCCTAGTCTATTTTAGCAGGCTAAAGGCGAGGAGAGCCAAAATATGACAAATTGACTGGTTTTGCGATTTTTTTGTCAAAGTCACTTAACCAAACTTATATAAATTGACTTATTATTGAGCTGCAAAATGATTCATTTAATTCAGTTTattttgatagattaaaaattttataattcaaccTAACCTACCACGTATTAGTAAGTTAATAGTTTGACTTAtttgcaaatattttattttatatttatttatatatttattgtaatacTGTAAAAGTTTGTACAAAGTAAGAAACTTATCATTACTTGTTGCATTAAGATATAATCAGTGTGATGTACAATGTCAAAAGTAAACCTGACTCAGAATATtgtatttaacataaaaaaaatctaacgtCAAGTGTAATGAACAATTAGTACATGGTACTGtggtaaatttaattatttgacatTCAGAAACTGTTCAATATACAATGGTGGTCGAATTGGGTGCACTCTGTGAAATAACTATTGCACAAAATGTTTGactaattgaaaatgaaaaaaaaaagttcgaAAAATATAGTGAGTATTTTGACTCAAATAAAACCTAAGATCTATTTTATCCATTTATCTTTTATGAGCTACCTCATTTCAGTGCATTGTGGTTAGGACCATGGTTAGTGTCATTGTCCAATGCCACAATTCTAAATTGTTGATGGATGATAATGCACTATAACTAAAAATTCAAGAAACAATTCCCATAATacatttttgaaattctttattttctcgtgattaataaagataacaaaaataaatattttttaaaatatttaatatctaCATCACATTTGAAGATGTTTAAATATCTAGTCAAACTGATACTTGTATACTTCTATAAAAATCtaaggtataaatacacatttggtacctaaactttttcgaaaagttcaatgtggtacttgaactttaggaatgttcaatttggtaccccaattttctaaagaggttcaatttagtcctctccgttaagttgaaGTTAACACCATGTCCGTACATGACACGTGTTAaaccatgaattttttttttttttttaattttttttcaaaaaatttaaaaaactgccacgtgtcagtttatcatcgtgccacgtggcagcttacaagcatgacacgtggcagtgtaatagttgttttcaatttagtaccccaatttaaatttttggttcaatttagtacccaaattttttaaaatcattcaatttcgtcattttccatttgagaccaaattagtaaataagcttaattacaacctatatatacatgttacaataactttttataatatatatacatcaaatcatttcacctaaatacttaaattattttatttttttcattttaacctttgtaattttttatacatgaaattttttacacttgtaaaaaataaaataatttgaatatttaggtgtagtgatttgatgtataaattcaaaacaattattttaacatgtttatataaattataattaagtttatttactaatttggtctcaaataggaaaggacgaaattggatcattttaaaaaatttgggtactaaattgaaccaaaaatttaaattggggtactaaattgaaaacaactattacactgccacgtgtcatgcttgtaagctgccacgtggcacgatgataaactgacacgtggtagttttttaattttttgaaaaaaaaaataaattttttgaaaaaaaattaaaaaaaaataaaattttcatggcttgacacgtgtcctgtacggacacggtgttaactccaacttaacggagaggaccaaattgaacctctttagaaaattggggtaccaaattgaa
This portion of the Vigna unguiculata cultivar IT97K-499-35 chromosome 6, ASM411807v1, whole genome shotgun sequence genome encodes:
- the LOC114187859 gene encoding E3 ubiquitin-protein ligase AIRP2 isoform X2; the protein is MGKCSFKDSLKALEADIQYANTLALDHPRERDGGCFQMRISYSPAAPIFLFLVQWADYRLAGALGLLRVLIYVTYGNGNNTMSIYERKASIRQFYTVIFPALLQLEKGITDLEERKQKEVALRYKGKSGFTERTLSDIDIEREEECGVCLEVKAKVVLPDCCHHMCLQCYRDWCQRSQSCPFCRNSLKRINSGDLWIYTDMNDVVDIGTISRENCKRLFLYIEKLPLIVPDPRYVFYDPFLR
- the LOC114187857 gene encoding ammonium transporter 1 member 3-like, encoding MGVSWEESVTYSINAIYLLFSAYLVFVMQIGFAMICAGSVRAKNAMNIMLTNVVDAVVGSISFYLFGFAFAYGTSNAFIGTHLFALAHIPNATYDYAFFLYQWAFAIAVTGITSGSIAERTQFSAYLVFSFFLSGFVYPVAVHWVWSSSGWLSPSSTHLLLGSGAIDFAGSGVVHLVGAVAGLWGSIIEGPRTGRFDASGRPMPLRGHSATLVVLGTFLLWFGWFGFNPGSFDKILVSYPGTSDQGNWTSVGRTAVTTILAGSTAGIVTLFGRRLLVGHWDAMDVCNGLLGGFVAITSGCSVVEPWAAIICGFVSAWVLIGLNIVALKLNYDDPLEAAQLHGGCGTWGLLFTGLFAKEEFVIQVYNSGEIGVSRPYGVLLGGGWGLFGAQVIEILTIFGWVSVTMGPIFYALHKLEILRIPVHEEVTGLDISCHGGYAYAPENYHPRLYGDYMPIQHTLS
- the LOC114187859 gene encoding E3 ubiquitin-protein ligase AIRP2 isoform X1 gives rise to the protein MLILSECYSVFLEVVKWDLEAGIFLKKRALDHPRERDGGCFQMRISYSPAAPIFLFLVQWADYRLAGALGLLRVLIYVTYGNGNNTMSIYERKASIRQFYTVIFPALLQLEKGITDLEERKQKEVALRYKGKSGFTERTLSDIDIEREEECGVCLEVKAKVVLPDCCHHMCLQCYRDWCQRSQSCPFCRNSLKRINSGDLWIYTDMNDVVDIGTISRENCKRLFLYIEKLPLIVPDPRYVFYDPFLR
- the LOC114187859 gene encoding E3 ubiquitin-protein ligase AIRP2 isoform X3; the encoded protein is MRISYSPAAPIFLFLVQWADYRLAGALGLLRVLIYVTYGNGNNTMSIYERKASIRQFYTVIFPALLQLEKGITDLEERKQKEVALRYKGKSGFTERTLSDIDIEREEECGVCLEVKAKVVLPDCCHHMCLQCYRDWCQRSQSCPFCRNSLKRINSGDLWIYTDMNDVVDIGTISRENCKRLFLYIEKLPLIVPDPRYVFYDPFLR